From one Montipora capricornis isolate CH-2021 chromosome 10, ASM3666992v2, whole genome shotgun sequence genomic stretch:
- the LOC138019604 gene encoding uncharacterized protein — MTTIPSREKNELCAPSSFSEFTSCRTVIDCTDVEIAAPGLMSQQNATYSSYRGMISFKVIVGVAPNAVITFVSKLYPGSISDKAIVQQSGLLNHLVAGDMVLADKGFLIQDILQKDVSLNIPPFLNNGVLTESEAKKTKSIARARIHVERANARLKDFKILTFIPYYLRCYTDVIFQLCAALVNLQFPLIKEGCEGTEFE, encoded by the coding sequence ATGACAACCATTCCATCCAGGGAAAAAAATGAGTTATGTGCACCATCTTCTTTTTCTGAGTTTACGTCTTGCAGAACTGTCATTGATTGTACCGATGTGGAGATTGCAGCCCCGGGGTTAATGAGTCAGCAAAATGCTACCTATTCAAGCTACAGGGGCATGATCTCTTTCAAAGTAATTGTTGGGGTTGCACCAAATGCAGTAATAACGTTTGTTAGCAAATTGTACCCTGGGTCTATTTCTGATAAAGCCATAGTACAACAGTCAGGTCTGTTGAACCATCTTGTTGCAGGGGACATGGTTTTAGCCGACAAAGGCTTCCTTATTCAGGACATTTTGCAAAAAGATGTTTCTCTCAACATTCCACCTTTTTTGAATAATGGTGTTCTCACTGAAAGtgaagcaaagaaaacaaaatccaTTGCTAGAGCAAGGATCCATGTAGAGAGGGCAAATGCAAGGTTAaaggattttaaaattttaactttcatacCATATTATTTAAGATGTTATACTGATGTTATTTTTCAGTTATGTGCTGCACTGGTTAATTTACAATTTCCACTTATCAAAGAGGGGTGTGAGGGAACAGAGTTTGAGTAA